A segment of the Lycium barbarum isolate Lr01 chromosome 7, ASM1917538v2, whole genome shotgun sequence genome:
AATACAGTATTTCAggatacggttcgtataaaataATTTTCAGAACAAAACTTGCCAAAACGTATTCTCTTCaattcacttattctctaatccttccataactcaccaaacatgaacttaaacccttataaacaTAAGATAGGCATGTCCAACCTCGTATAACCTCGGAGATAGCCCCAGTGTCCAAGACTAGGGCAATTAAGACACGACGAATCTCAAGGTATatctacgaggtgtaacaatccgGAATTCCATTTAATCACATTTGATGACCACGATCCTATCTAATGGTTGAAACGAGCAAGATTCACGTAATCGATTACAAAGGTATTATCTTATCAATTACCCATCATCTCATCATTGTAAATCATTGGATTACACATGTTACTATAAATAAACTCGGAAAATTGTtattgatttattctttttcaTCATTGCTTACAGTCATCCGGCCAGGAATATTCAATAAGaatcgctctctctctctctcttctctctttagTTTGTCATATCCATTCAATTGCTTGCCTTGCCAGAATTGTTATTTCTATTATATTCATATTATCAAAAGGATCAATTATATTTAGATTAACTATCTTGCTTATGACCTCAATTTTATAAATTTAATTGGTTGATCTAATAAACAAATATTTAGGTTAAACAATTTTGACCAATCAAACATAGAGAAATTGAAaattcataccaaacacacccttactTACACATGAGTCCAAAGGTCGATCTAAGATTGTCCAAAGGTTGATTTAAAATTGAAAGGCAATAAGTGTACCTCTTAGGAGTAGTATGGAATAGGTCCATTTCTCTTACTAATTAATATGATACGTATTTTGCAAAATTTCCTTAAAATTTGTTATATATATCTTGCTAACTGTTGGGCTGGGCTACGGGTCTATCAATGTTGGGCTGACCCGACCCGGTTAATAGGATAATAATGAGCAGTTTCCTACAAAGAGTTTACCACTACTCTGAACGTTAACAACGTGAAATTGTGGGAACTGTTTCTTCCAAGTAACCACTTCTCCTTCTTTTGCTTTAAAAGAAACCAGAACGCTTTCTTCTAAAAGATAGAGAAAAATATTCATCTAGTGTTCTTACAGAAAGGAATACACACACAAAACAAAAAAGACCTTTAGTTTGTGGATATTAGTGTTCTATTTCCTGGTGAAGTAGATGGCTTGGAGCAATTCTTCAACAAAGATTTTGTGAATTTTCCGCTGCTGTTAACAGGTACACACGATTCTTGTTCCTGTTACTAATTTCTAACAATGGTATCAGAGTCAGGTTATTTTGTCACAAAGTCTTGATTATTGACTGAATAGAAGTATACTGCTCTTAGTTGTATTCTTCAATTGTTAAATTAATTGAAGACTGAAACGGAGAAATTGTAGTGTGCATCCTCGTTTTCTTGCAATTCGCGTGAGATTGTTTTGTGAAGAAAATAGTACGTTTATGTTTTTTTTGCTGAAGTGCCTTTTATTTTGGGCTAAGTTTTCTTCTTGGTCTCTTGTCAGTAATTTTTAGGAATTTTTATCACAATAAAAGAAGCCCCACAATTGATACCACTTCATATGTTGGCATGACATAATATTTAGACTTTGGGAAAAGAAAAGTACTGCTACTTTCTTGATGAAGTTGGGCAGAAGGAAAGTGATCTAAAAAAGATGGATATTCCATTACActttttgatatattttttaattgttttagTCTTTCTGTTGCCATTTTTCAATAATGTTAATAGAGAGAATTATATGTTAACAGAAGGAGAATTACAAGCTGATCTTCATATTTTTTGTGGTATCTTGGCATTTTTTGTTTACAATGATCAGTGACACAATGCTACGGAATTTAACGTCATAAGTAGCACCATTTGTTATTAAATAAGTGGGTCCAGGGGACCAGGATAtgagtcataaaaaaaaaattgtgcattAAGAAATGTGACTATTTTTCTCCATGAAGTTAGATTTGTTGGACGATACTGATTTTCCAGTTGAATATCAGTGAGATATACAATCAGTTCCTTTTTTGTTATGTGACTTAATCACACTGTGTCTCATGATCATGGACCTATATATATACTAGTGGGATGTGGTCTGTGCTATGCACGGGCCCAATGTATGGATGATACTTGGAAGTTCTTATTATACATAATTCTGCTATTTATAATTGAAAACTTTCCTGCCTTGCGTCCTCATTTGGTAGGAAAAAAGTTCTTGAAAAATTTATGCTCATGTTGACATTAATGCATCTACAGCTCTGTCAACGTATCTACAGTTCAAACTCACGTTAACATTATCTGAAACAAACACAGCTAGCTTTGCAAATGGACATTTAGCTGACAGCCTATCACTTTATTTTATCTAGCTCTTAACATACCTGTTGTCTGTATTATCGATCCAAAAAGAAGCTACTGCATTTCTTTTAAATACTCATAacaaataaaacacagaaaacaaacTGCAATAGTGGGTAGAACAAGATGGTCCTCTTGATAAAACTCAagaggcaacaatcatcatctcTTCCTATGTGGTTGTTTGCATATCTCATTGAAAGGTACATCAGTTGCACAATTTTATTTTCAAATGTCATACAAGGCGAAACAAACAATAAGCAGTTCTTCTTCCTGCGAGCACATCCGATTACTAAACCTGTAACAGATACAACATTATATGTTTTAAAAGAAATTGCGATGCAATTACCTTGACAGAGACAAAACGCACCCAGAGAAACCCGCTTCAAACTAGGGAACACATCAATGAATCCTTTATTACTTCAGTTGAGATATCCACAAATCTCAGGGAAAACGAAAAGACTTCAAAATTTGAGATTTGGCGAAAAGCTGTGCGAAAATTAAAGGAGAGAAGCTAGGTAATTACAAAGGAAAAGTGAAAACAGAGGGAAGCAAAGCAAAATGGAAACAGCAGAGAGCGAGGCGGTAATCAGACGGCCAGAGAAGTCAAATGGATAAGGCAGAGTGAGGCGGTTGACAGAAATAGTTGGAACACTTTGTTGAGTTGAGCGATTGTTTGAAACTTCTATCAACCAGCCTCTATCAGGAGCTGCCATTATAGTGATGAGTGTGGTGTATCAAAATCCACTGCCTGTATAAATAAAAGTGAGTGCATCAGGGTGTATTAAAATTTTAATATAAATCCATTCATTGCACATCAATGAAAGAGCAGTGCATGTAATAGCTCATTTTGAGCATTCAACTACTACAAGTGAAATCTGGATACAAGACATAACTAAGTAAAGAAATTATACATGAAATTTCTACAAATTACCTCTGCTTGTTCTCTGATAACTAATAGGATTAATTGTCTCATATAACTGTTTCTTTATAGCTGGTTGCTATATTTGTTCAGCTTCTTGTATACAACATCCATTCCATTACACCAGCCACTTAATGTAGATCTTCCTGCAGTTAAAATCATTGTTTATATTAAAGCTACCATTTTCATCCTTTAGCTTCTTGTTAAATGAAAATTGGGGGCAGGGAAAACCTTTGCTTTCCATTTCTACAGTAATAGAATAATCCCAGACTCCACATTCAAAGTTTTCAATTTTACCGGAAAAAGTCAAAATCATTCTCATCTAAATCATCTAGATCACAAGAAATCAGCATGTTCAAACTAATCCAGAGAATTCTTCCACAAATTTCATTCATATATTAGTAAATATCAACACGAGTCGAAGATCTATCGGAAACAGCTTCTCTAACTCACAAAGATACGGGTAAGGTCTGTGCACATActaccttccccagaccccacaaGACACAGAAGATCATGACAATACGCAGAGTTTAACAATGTAGTCACAATTGGAAAAGAGCTAAACCACTGAAGCATTTTATCAGGACGCTAAAATACAATACATAGATACCTTGTTCTTAACGCAACCGACTTTAATATAAATATTACCAATTTGTATTATCTTCTGTTACTTGTTCAAGAGAGGAGGATGCGTGGTAAGTGACTATTCGTAGAGCAGGCCAAATTTGCAAGTATTCCACAGTATGATAAGCTGATATACACTCAGTAAGTGATAACGGGGGAAGAACATCTTCATGATCAAAACAGAATATAGCACATACTGTCATTACTAATTCATCACGATTTTAACATCTTAAGTAAAGTAAACAAAAGATGGAGAAAAACTTACCGACATAATGCTGTCAAAAACTTACCGACACAATGCTGTCATACTTTTATAGAGAACCTCATGCTATTATCCATGAGAAGTCATGGGAGGAAGCTTTGTAATGTTATGGCTTGTTCTTTGCTAACTGTTGACCATCAATGCTTATTAAGTTTAATGTACTCAAGTGATTAAATCAATGATAAATTACTTTCCCAGTAAGTCAATCAAGTAAATATCAGATTTTTAAAAAGTTCATTGCATAAACAGTAACAATCAATTTATAAGGCAGTCGCTTGAATGATTTCATCATATACTATATTGTATGTTGTATGATCATCGTCGCTATCAACTGTTGGCGGCCGGATTAATATTTTTACACAATTCGAGTTTTTTGCTCGTGATAAAGCAACATAAAGCTGACCATGTGAAAAAACAGACTCTCATAAATAAACTCCAACAAAATCTAAAGTCTGACCTTGAGCTTTATTTATTGTCATAGCAAAACATAATCTAATAGGAAATTGTGTTCTTTTAAAAGGAATAGGCAGTTTCTCATCCTGCGAGGACAATAACGGTATTATCGGAATAAATACATAGGTGTTTTTGAAGTCACCGCTTGCAATTGTAGCACTTATAACATGTTTTTGAAAATCACGACATATAAGTCGTGTACCATTACACAAGCCTTCGCAGGGATTTAGATTCCACAATAACATTAGTGGACAACCTTTTTTCAAAGTTAATTTGTACGGAGGTAAACCCGGAGGATGTAAACTATGCAAGAAATCTTCATATTGGCTTTGATCATGCGTTTCAGTGGTTTCGTCAAATGCAACATCTGTTCTAGAATCACCAGAGAATTGAATAATGAGTGTGTCATTTATTTCATCAACGAAATCATTTTTTGTTGTCAGAATAACACGAGAAGTCACAGAGGCCATATCACAGGAAGATGTATATAAATTTGGATAAGTTATTTTAAATAAAACATTCAAAGATTCTTGTTCGCTAATAAAAGGAACAATAAAAGAATCGGGAATTTCTATCTTACCCTGACAATTTGTTTCTGCTTTTCCACTTCCTATTTGCATCAAATATTCAGAAAAGGCAGGATCAGTTCTTGCTCTCATATTTACTGATAATCGCAGTTTTTCAAGTCTATTCCAGATACCGGAACATAGTAAACTTTCTATGAAATCCTCTTTTGTGCCACTGCGAACAACTGGAAGAGTTTGTCTGAAATCTCCACCGAAAACTACAACTTTTCCACCATAGAGTAACTTCGTATCCATCAGGTCTTTCAATAATAAATCTAAAGCCTCTATCAGCTGTTTTTTGGCCATTGATACTTCATCCCAAACGATTAATTTGGCATCACGTATctgtgaaaaattaaagttaattttttgaagaataaatatcatagatatttagaagagtttttagaaagttataatgtaatatctttgatatatattgtattaggaaatgtctagaaattctagacacttagatatttatagttgaggatagaattatctagatccttttgtatctagaataatatcaAGATATTCTAGAGTAGTGATAGGAGATAAAGATGACTAGATTTTTCTAATGGATGTATCTAGAAGTATTTCTAGAACCATCCCTACACAAGTATAAATAAGGGTGGCCTTAGTCATTTGTAACCAAccccaattgtaagctaatactACCAATACAAGTCAATTCAAGTAAACACTTTCTTTccaaagcttcctcttctttagttgaatcttccgatcttagttaacgatcttgggctagcagaaggtttctccgatttacttttcttctgctatatttctctacatggtatcagagccatagccGTAGTTGGCTTCTGGATTTTATTTCAAGATCGGGTTAGTGGTAGATTCAATTGATTTCTCTAAATGGATTTAAGCGGTCGTATTAATGGACTGGGGATGTAGTTGTTGAAATTACAAGGTATGGAAGACATGCATGGAGTCATACCTTGTGGGAGAGGATTTGTGGGATGTTGTTAATGGTAGTTACACAAGTCCTTCTACTGACGAACCGGAAAATAGCAGCACATACAAGAAGTGAAAGCAGATTAATGCGAAGGCGGAGTTCATCCTAAAGAGGTCCATCTCGCACAACTTGTTTGATCATATTATAAGGTGCAAATCAGCTCATGAAATTTGGAGGATCCTTGATCGTTTGTTCAACAAGAAGGATGAAGCCCGACTACAAATACTAGAGAATGAATTGGTGAACACCACtcaaggtaatctttctattACCGAGTACTTTTTGAGGATTAAGAACTTATGTTCAGAAATCTCTTTATTAAATCTGGACGAGGCTATTTCCGAAGCACGAATGAGAAGAACTATCATTCGTGGAGATTGCTCTTGTGACTCGGGATGAACCTTTATCGGTGGAGGAAAGGAATAGCGATGGATTCCTATAGAGCATCCAGGAAAAAGCAGATTCAATCGGACGACGAATTCTTACGTGGTCCAAGGAAATCAAAGGCCCGCTTCCACGAATGAAATCTATATGAAATCTCTTAATATCAGAATAGCTTATATAGTCATGATTCAATTCAGGTCCATTTTGATGGATTTCTCATTTTTCGGATCTGATTGTAACAATGGAGAAGTAGGAAGACTTTGGCGATTCATAATAGAAGGGGGTATCTAGAATATCTATGTCCCAGGACataaaagatgaataatgaaagaTGAGGAAGAGTATACTCTGTAGTGAGATAGCAGTTCTCGTTGAAGACAGAAcatattccttttgttacatcaattcaatgatgggctcaacaaccatccttggaggagtttgagaatttgttGTCATCACAGGAGCTACTAGCCAAATAGATGGCTAGTGTATGTTTTAAAGAAGGGGAAGGAAATGCTCTTGTAGCTTACAAGAGGAATTTTAAAGGAAGACAAAAGCGAAGTAGCTCAAGAGAGATGACACAATCTCAATTCCATGAGGGGTCAATCTCGCCAAGACAGAAGAAAGAGTCTTCTAATAAGGGTAAGAAGACTATTAAATGTTATCGATGTGGTGAAGTAGGACACATAAAAAGATTTTGCCGAGCCTAGGAAACCAACATGGCTCAAACTGAGAGAGCTCCTGAAGAAGAAGACTGGGGAAGGTGCTTCATAGCTGAGACTCGAGTAGTAGATCCCCTGGCTTCCTTCAATTTTGAAAGAGACTGGATCATGGAATCAAGAGATAATACGGTCCATCACGTGGAGAAGGAAGGAATTAGTGTCATCAATAAAAAGCaagaagattccaaagacgttcagACTAGTGACGTGGTAGCTGCTATCATGGAAATCAACGAAGAAAATCCTGAAATTGGTAATAAAAGTCTGGACGTAGAGGATGTTGAAGTAGATCCTGAGCATGAAGTTTCTGAAACTATATATGATGCTGGTGATCATTTCGGAGAAAGCATTGAGGGAGTTGTAGTGGAAGTTGAAGTCTCTGGCCAATCATCTACCATATTAGAGTCAATCACTAGCTCAGATCAAATACTGGAAGCAGATAGAGAAGCTGACAGTCAAATAAATGAAGAGGTTGACCTTGAAGGATCAATTTCATATGGAGAGACAGATAATATAGTTCTCGGATGCTCTGAAGCTGACAAATAGTTCATTGAGGAGCTGAAAAGGGAATCTGGTGGTCGATCCTACAATAGTGTTGAGTCTTCGCAGGAAATTAATGGTCATATCGTCACCGACTCAGGTGCTTCTCCAAATAACACAATTTTCAAGGAGCTAAGAGAAAGGGGGAGTCTGGAAACTCAAGAATATGAAACTCAGCATGAAGATGATTCACGTGGTTCGCAAGGCCAAAAAGAAATATTGTCAAGTCTGGCCGTAACAGAGATGAAAATTTTATCAACGCATAGTCATGTTTCTTTGGAGGCCCAATTATTAGCGAAAAACCATCATTATTTGAAGAAGGAAGAACTGTCGAGAAAGTATTGCTGAGATCTTCACCAAGGCATGTCCAAAAGCTTCGTCTGAGTTCTTCCACAACAAGTTCAGGATAGCTTCCAAAAAATTACTTTAAGGGGGagtgaaaaattaaagttaattttttgaagaataaatatcatagatatttagaagagtTTCTAAAATGTTATAAtgtaatatctttgatatatattgttttaggaaatgtctagaaattctagacacttagatatttatagttgatgatagaattatctagatccttttgtatctagaataatatcaAGATATTCTAGAGTAGTGGTAGGAGATAAAGATGACTAGATTTTTCTAATGGATGTATCTAAAAGTATTTCTAGAACTATCCctacacaagtataaataggggtggccttagtcatttgtaaccaaccccaattgtaagctaatactACCAATACAAGTCAATTCAAGTAAACACTTTGTTAGGTCCAAGGTTTCACCGattaattttgatgataacaaaccaACATAAGTTTTAATAAAAAAACATttacttgtggtaaatttatttttggtataGGTTTATTTGATGAAGAGGGATTTGGTGAAGATCTAATCAAATAAGGAAAAGAAGATATTACGAGATGGAATTGCGAAAGAAGATGTGGAAGAAAAATACTTACTCAAATCAAGGTGCCAAAATTATGGAAAGAATATCTACTACGATCCTATGGAAGGAAAATATTCTACGAAAGGAAAAGATCAAGATTTTTGTTACTTAAGGAAGGTCTAAAAATGATGGAGTATCAAGATATGTCAGAAGTATCAAGTGCACAAGAGTGATAAAAATTCAATTTGTAGAAGATGAATGTGACTACATTCAAATTAATATAAATCAAGATCCGAGGTGAAATTCTGAGGATCTTGAAATTCTCTTGGGTTGCTTTAATAAGATCTCATATTTGTACAAGCCAAAAAAAGAGCTCAAAGATGGAAAGCATATTAGTCATTCTAGAAGAAAGATATTTATTACCATAGCAAATCTTATGAAGGGTATGGCTGATATTATTTGCTACGTTATTACAAGTATTATTGTGGTTATTTACCAATATCTTTGAAAGGAAGCAGATCCAAAGGACAACTTTTATTGGTTGAATAAATGATACTATTGTTTACTACAATAAAGGAATCAGGAAGCATCATTGTCAATATTCTACGAATGGAAAGAAAATCAATATGAGGGGAAATTCCTTAAAATTATTCAAAAGCTCTCTGCAATAGGAAAGGTGAGAAAAGTGATCATTTATTGATGTACAACATTCAAGGAAGAAAGAGATTATACAAGGAAATTCAATAGCAAAAAATCTTCATTCAAGGAAAGAAGATATATTTCAAGACCTACAGGAAGCTTAGAGGAAAGCAACAAACTGGCACTGCCTTATTCAAAGACAGTCCAGATTCAAAGAGGAGCAACCAGATATCTAAGTCCATGATTCATGCAACGGCTAATTAATTCTTGAAGACTACAAAAAGAACAAGGAGAACAAGAAAATAAATACGCAGCCACTTATACTTTCGTCTCAACCTTCTCAAATtctttgctctacttttcataagcattgtaatcctgagtgacttactgtgtaaacaaaaaagagaggagagatatagtatagttggtgaggcttactattgagaggttgtgtcattgttcgtttctttggtgagcgagtgaaaaccaaagagtcgttgttggtgagcgagtgaaaatcaaccttgtaaacgttggtggtgaacgaggaaaaccacaaaggctgtactcaactcaaactacaaagagcttaaagagataacctccttgtaacccaaggggactggattaggataccacattggttccgaaccagtataaaaattCCTGGTGTCATTTATTTCATTGCTCTCATATTATATTCTGTACCCTTACTATTTATTGTGGTTTATACTTGTGCAAATCGAAGGACTAATAATTTTGTGCAGGCTGTCTCGCTATCAGTCGACTAGCACCAAACAGTAGTcgactagatttttttttaacaggcttacaattcaccccccctcttgtactttcacactttctttccaaatcttcctcttctttagttgaatcttccgatcttagttaacgatcttgggctagcagaaggtttctccgatttacttttcgtctgctatatttctctacagtATCAATGATGCAAGCAAACTTTGCTTAGTAATATTAGAAGAGAATTGCCCGTCAATATCAATGGGGATTTTAAAACGGGAGTGAGCAGTTCATCCTCCGGGAAGAATTAAAGCTGCAACACCTGAACTTGTTGTTGCTAAAGCCACAAATCCTTTTGATCGTACAACAGCCAATAACGCACGGTAAAAAAAAGTTTTGCCAGTTCCATCGGGACCGTCGATAAAAAAAGCTCCAGACTTATTCCGATATATTCTGTCAAGGATTACATCATACGCTTTTTGTTGCTCATTGTTCAATTTAGTTTGCAGGAACAAATCCTCATTTGTCGATTATATTTCTTTCAAAATGATAATCTTTCGCTTCTCTAGCAGTAGACGAAGCCCAAACTCTTTCGGGTACAAGGGTAAATTCATTTATGTCACGAACCATTGAGTGCAATATATCGTTGATATGATTTCGAGTCATATGATGAATCTCATTTTGATTCACATCAGGCAAAATCTTAAAATCTTCACACATAGAATCTTCAAATTGGTGCCACAGTTCTTTTGGGTTAGCAGGATTACAATATACCAATAGCGTAGAAAACAAACGTCTCAAACTGTAAGGCATTTGATATCTTACAGCTTCGGACATACAATCTATCAAGTTATTGTCACATTGTAACAATCCTCTTTTTTCTGCTGCCTCTCTAAACGTAATACAACAAACTCCATTTACAGTTCTCAAATCTTTGTATGATTTCGGTGCTTTTATATTCATTAATAATAATCTAAGATAATATCTTTCTCCCTCTGTTGGGTGAGACATCACAATACGTCCAATAACAGTGCCTTGCTTTCGATGGCTCCACGTTCTATCTCGTTTGGACCAGACAAAATATTGTGGAAATTCCTTGTAAAGTAAGTTTATATTCTTGGCATCCTGATTAATTCTGTTCATTATAAAGAACTCAGTCAACATTGTTTTCTTGATCATGGGATTATTCATAATTGCATTTACTTTCTCTGTACTCTTAAAAGAGACAAATTGTTCACCTTTAAGATGTAGCTGAAGGTTGTAAACAGTTGGAGTCATCTCACTAAGAGGAAAACCAAATAAACGCCAAGTTGCCTCTGGTGCCGAAACCCTCTAGCAGATTGATATTCTTTGATCTCATCAATTTCGATGTTTGGATCATCAGCCAGTACGAAGAAGGCAATTTTATCATGTCCCTTGCagatatatttataaatatacttGACAACTCTAATATCAAAACAAACTTCAACATTAATATGGCAATTAAATTTGCTCAGTAAATATGGATTGTAAGGAACTACCCACAAATTGTCAAGAAAGTGTTTTCTAATTTTCACAAGTTTTCCAGTATTTCGTCTGCGATAGATTGGATATGAACTTTTTCCCTTTGATGTATGATCAGCAAATTCTTTCAGATATTTAAACTTACAATATCCCTTACTCTTCGTACAAGGACATTTCAGATTTAAAGTACCACAAGGTCCGTGCATCATATGTATAGTAACAAGTGAGTACAAGTAAGCACTCGTATCAGAATCAGGTAATTCAGCGCAAACAATTTTATCGTAAGATTCCGGAGTTAAAAGTTTATATTCAGTGTTGAGTATAATAAGAAAATGAGCATGGGGAAGACCGCACTTTTGAAATTCAATAGTGTACATAAAAGCAGCGacttttccaaaaatatttcgcTTTAATATATCTGTTTTCATCTCTTCTACCTTTGCTCGGAACACTCTGCTAACTAAATCAGGCCTATTTTGTACCTCATCTGTTACCAATAAATGTTCAGTTATTTCTGGCCAAGATGGATTACATGTCATTGTCATAAATATATCAGGTTTTCCAAAATATTGTACCAACGCAACAGCGTCCATATATCTTTGGCGCATATCTCTAGGCCCCCCTGTAAAACTTGCCGGAAGAAAACCTTTTTTGCCAATTTTTGATGCATCTCTTTCTCCATGTCTTAGAAAATCAAGAATCCCTGATAACATATCAACTCGAAATAAGTCAGGGTTAAATGAATAGAAATCTAACCTTTGAGTCTCAAGCTTGATCAATCCGTCAACCGAATATTGTTGGAATAATCTGCCAGCGTgcaaaactccattttcttcgtCGTCTCTCATTTGGAATTTGTAACTGTAGTATTCACGGCATGACACATTATttcgttttcttttctttttcttgcacGAGTTGAGCTTCCATGTCAAGGAGCATCTCAACCGAGCAGATGTTCTCTATACTTGGGAGCTGCTCATGTTCGTAGTAACTTCTACGCCTAACAGTATTATTCGTTTAAATAACCTTTTTAATATCACAATGCCATCCATTCTGGCCATAAGGAAACAGTAACGGATACTGCAACGGATCATAACAACCATAATAATAATTGATCAATTGGCTCTTGCTACTCTGGGTGTAAATGCGAATGTGTGGTAAAGACACGTTGGAACTGCTTTCCTCTTCTATCCATATTCCTGCTACTTCTGATGATGTTGGTAAGTTATAAGTCCGTTGGTCTAAAGTAGAGTCACACTTAAGCTCAATATAAAAGTTCGATAATTCAGGGATATGTATTAAAGATTTCAGAAAGACAGAGTATGGATTGAGTTTTAATATGTCCATCAAAGTTTTGATAACTGATTCGTTAAGCTGGTCCGAGAATGCCATCCGATTTGCTAGCTCATTTTCTGTATCATAGAAATATAGCTGAATATTTTTGGCTGACCGACTCATTGATGAAATGATACATTTTCCCTTGAACTCTAAATGTATAAATACCACGATTTCTTTTTGCTAAATTTCTGTCATAATTCACTCCAAGAGAAGTAAATGCAAACATATTGTTGTACATTCTGGCGTAAGTGCGAAAATGTTTAGATTCCTCGGAATTCCCTGAATAAAGATTTGTTAATTCAGCAGGTAACCCATAATGAATCAATTTCACCGACCCATTGTCACAACAAAATCCTGGTGATTCATATTGAAATCTTTTGGCTTTATAAAATTTACAGTTTGGTACAGTTTTCAAGGTGGACGAGGTATTAGGCAAGTCATTAATGTTGCAGTGACGCAATGCTCTAGATTTACGACCTGCGTATTTAAGATTTTGGTAAACACAAAGAATTTTAACCAAGAGAAAGAAATGGTTAAAATGATTTTAAACCTAGATAAAACAAACCTTTGTTTGTGACGGCACGCGAGTTAATATTATACGGGTTGGTCGCTGTTCGATGTTGATCCTAAATAAATATAAGGAATCCTCATTTAATTCTGGGTGTTTAGGGCAATCTATAAATTTAAGCAGCATGAGCTGAACTTACCAATTTCAAAAATGCTAGGACGACCAGCCAGATTTCTGTCACTATCAACAGCAGCGGAACCATGCACTACGGACACATATGCTAAGACACacaaagataagagatattaATGCAACC
Coding sequences within it:
- the LOC132602150 gene encoding uncharacterized protein LOC132602150, translated to MAKKQLIEALDLLLKDLMDTKLLYGGKVVVFGGDFRQTLPVVRSGTKEDFIESLLCSGIWNRLEKLRLSVNMRARTDPAFSEYLMQIGSGKAETNCQGRSTLSGWCNGMDVVYKKLNKYSNQL
- the LOC132602151 gene encoding uncharacterized protein LOC132602151, whose translation is MRDDEENGVLHAGRLFQQYSVDGLIKLETQRLDFYSFNPDLFRVDMLSGILDFLRHGERDASKIGKKGFLPASFTGGPRDMRQRYMDAVALVQYFGKPDIFMTMTCNPSWPEITEHLLVTDEVQNRPDLVSRVFRAKVEEMKTDILKRNIFGKVAAFMYTIEFQKCGLPHAHFLIILNTEYKLLTPESYDKIVCAELPDSDTSAYLYSLVTIHMMHGPCGTLNLKCPCTKSKGYCKFKYLKEFADHTSKGKSSYPIYRRRNTGKLVKIRKHFLDNLWVVPYNPYLLSKFNCHINVEVCFDIRVVKYIYKYICKGHDKIAFFVLADDPNIEIDEIKEYQSARGFRHQRQLGVYLVFLLVR